A section of the Marinimicrobium koreense genome encodes:
- a CDS encoding TA system antitoxin ParD family protein, translating to MAQQKPIRLNPELIRKAEQEAALEHRSVPRQIEYWASLGQLISRMMTSDQRLALMQGLVTLRLEESQPKDLSMDSILEELESDRQSGRLPGRVSEAPVRYGVDPDDSSKLVAYSAEGKRVVSGL from the coding sequence ATGGCTCAGCAAAAACCCATTCGGTTGAACCCGGAGTTGATACGCAAAGCGGAGCAGGAGGCAGCGTTGGAGCATCGTTCTGTACCTCGTCAAATTGAGTACTGGGCGTCACTCGGACAACTTATCTCCCGCATGATGACGTCGGATCAGCGTTTGGCCCTGATGCAGGGCTTGGTCACCCTGAGATTGGAAGAGAGCCAGCCCAAGGACCTGTCAATGGACAGCATTCTGGAAGAGCTTGAATCAGACCGACAGTCCGGCCGCTTGCCTGGCCGGGTCAGTGAGGCACCGGTGCGCTACGGAGTTGATCCGGACGATAGCTCGAAACTGGTCGCTTACAGTGCGGAGGGCAAGCGGGTCGTGTCCGGCTTATGA
- the hemC gene encoding hydroxymethylbilane synthase, with amino-acid sequence MSETLRIATRKSLLALWQAEYVKAELERHHPGLTVELVPLVSRGDKILDVPLAKVGGKGLFVKELEHAITSGEADIAVHSMKDVPMEFPEGLGLPVICPREDPRDAFVSNRYDQLSDMPGGTVVGTSSLRRQCQILAARPDLEVKFLRGNVQTRLRKLDDGEYDAIVLATAGLVRLELEERIRSRIAPEESLPAGGQGAVGIECRTEDLRTIELIAPLHHEPTAELVLAERAMNRRLEGGCQVPIACYAIPSDEGLWLRGLVGSPDGTEMLYDEIRGPVAEGEAMGIALAERLLAAGADRILADVYGRELK; translated from the coding sequence ATGTCCGAGACCCTACGCATCGCCACCCGCAAATCCCTGCTCGCACTCTGGCAGGCCGAATACGTCAAGGCCGAGCTGGAGCGCCACCACCCGGGGCTGACCGTGGAGCTGGTGCCCCTGGTCAGCCGGGGTGACAAGATTCTGGATGTGCCCCTGGCCAAAGTGGGCGGCAAAGGGCTGTTTGTGAAAGAGTTGGAGCACGCGATTACCAGTGGCGAGGCGGATATCGCAGTGCACTCCATGAAAGATGTGCCCATGGAGTTCCCGGAGGGGCTCGGCCTGCCGGTCATCTGCCCGCGGGAAGATCCGCGCGATGCTTTTGTTTCCAACCGCTACGACCAGCTCAGCGATATGCCCGGCGGCACCGTGGTGGGCACCTCCAGCCTGCGCCGGCAGTGCCAGATTCTGGCCGCCCGGCCGGACCTGGAGGTCAAGTTTCTTCGCGGCAACGTGCAGACCCGCCTGCGCAAGCTCGACGACGGCGAGTACGACGCCATTGTCCTGGCCACCGCTGGCTTGGTGCGTCTGGAGCTGGAGGAGCGGATTCGCAGCCGCATCGCCCCGGAGGAGTCCCTGCCCGCGGGCGGGCAGGGCGCAGTGGGCATTGAGTGCCGTACCGAGGATTTGCGCACCATTGAGCTGATCGCCCCCCTGCACCACGAGCCCACCGCCGAGCTGGTATTGGCGGAGCGGGCCATGAACCGGCGCCTGGAAGGCGGCTGCCAGGTGCCCATTGCCTGCTATGCTATACCGAGTGATGAAGGGCTGTGGTTGCGCGGTCTCGTGGGCTCACCGGACGGCACGGAAATGCTCTACGATGAGATTCGTGGCCCGGTCGCCGAGGGTGAGGCGATGGGCATTGCGCTGGCCGAGCGGCTGCTGGCGGCGGGCGCCGACCGGATTCTGGCGGACGTGTACGGACGGGAGCTGAAGTGA
- a CDS encoding uroporphyrinogen-III synthase, which translates to MTRSAGADTLTGLQVLVTRPEAQAEAWADTLRARGAHAVVAPLLTLSPVSTSEAKQAIKQCILDFDLYQKAIFVSQNAVAYAFEWLEDYWPQLPIRIEYYGVGERTGRALEAYGVPVTAWQSDGAMNSEALLAAPELQSVAGERIVIFRGVGGRGVLAETLRERGARVDYCELYQRQCPDDAATQLNQALVELNETPLMVALHSGETLENFHQVRRALPSDQARRLARGTLLVPGERVAQQARALGYTRVLTAENATDPGMLAALERAAIDPTLLQTDGTHDCD; encoded by the coding sequence GTGACCCGGAGCGCCGGAGCGGACACGCTGACCGGCCTGCAGGTGCTGGTCACCCGGCCCGAAGCCCAGGCCGAGGCCTGGGCGGACACACTCCGGGCGAGGGGCGCTCACGCGGTGGTCGCCCCCCTGCTGACGCTGAGCCCGGTCTCGACGTCCGAGGCGAAGCAGGCGATCAAACAGTGCATACTGGATTTCGACCTCTACCAGAAAGCGATTTTCGTCAGCCAGAACGCCGTCGCCTATGCGTTTGAATGGCTAGAGGATTACTGGCCGCAGTTGCCCATCCGGATCGAGTATTACGGGGTCGGCGAACGCACCGGCAGGGCGCTGGAAGCCTATGGCGTACCGGTGACCGCCTGGCAGTCGGACGGCGCCATGAACAGTGAGGCCCTGCTGGCGGCCCCCGAATTGCAATCCGTGGCGGGCGAGCGCATTGTGATCTTCCGCGGCGTGGGCGGCCGGGGCGTGCTGGCCGAGACACTGCGTGAGCGCGGTGCCCGGGTGGATTACTGTGAGCTGTACCAACGCCAGTGCCCGGATGACGCCGCCACACAGCTGAACCAGGCGCTGGTGGAACTGAACGAAACACCCCTGATGGTGGCCTTACACAGTGGTGAGACCCTGGAAAACTTTCATCAGGTCCGCCGGGCACTGCCTTCCGACCAGGCTCGGCGCCTGGCCCGAGGGACACTGCTGGTGCCCGGGGAGCGGGTTGCCCAGCAGGCGCGCGCGCTGGGCTATACCCGCGTGCTGACCGCCGAAAACGCCACCGACCCGGGTATGCTGGCCGCCCTTGAACGCGCCGCCATCGACCCGACCCTTTTGCAGACAGACGGAACCCACGACTGTGACTGA
- a CDS encoding uroporphyrinogen-III C-methyltransferase, with product MTDNDQTNDTTQESTPPADKTPADTTSDRADKGTPKRPSKKTPANKSGRARRWGWLLLVLICVGLPLAAGYGVWWAWQDLEQQREQLTALQQRLAEQSQALRQQDRTLDQLPGQLSSDLRADVQSAQRGQAEIISQMEQRLNRVDRRLSAIASTDREDWKLAEAEYLLRLANQRLVLERDSRNALALAETTDAILRDLGDADLLPIRRALARDIQALKLADQVDREGLYLRLLALNEQVPTLPLVEPMRSTPDNTVPDEASAEANTGPWATIKQSFARLVERISGHIRIRHHDQPIAALADPREQFILRQQLQLMLEQAQAALLREQTELYQSSLTRAADWLEQHYALNPQTESALSSLRELAAVDIAPELPDLNDALKLLEVHIEQQHRLSPDFQRAPGEESDS from the coding sequence GTGACTGATAACGACCAGACCAACGACACCACCCAGGAATCCACGCCCCCCGCCGACAAGACACCGGCGGACACCACCAGTGACAGGGCGGACAAGGGCACCCCCAAACGCCCCAGCAAGAAAACACCGGCCAACAAAAGCGGCCGTGCGCGCCGATGGGGCTGGTTGCTGCTGGTGTTGATCTGCGTCGGCCTGCCCCTGGCCGCTGGATACGGTGTCTGGTGGGCCTGGCAGGATCTTGAGCAGCAGCGCGAGCAGCTGACAGCGCTGCAGCAGCGCCTGGCCGAGCAATCCCAGGCCCTCCGGCAGCAGGACCGCACCCTCGACCAATTGCCCGGTCAGCTCAGCAGCGATTTGCGAGCCGATGTGCAAAGCGCCCAGCGAGGCCAGGCCGAGATCATCAGCCAGATGGAGCAGCGCCTGAACCGGGTAGACCGCCGCCTGAGCGCCATCGCCAGCACCGACCGGGAGGACTGGAAGCTGGCCGAGGCCGAGTACCTGCTGCGCCTGGCCAACCAGCGCCTGGTACTGGAGCGGGACAGCCGCAATGCCCTGGCCCTGGCGGAAACCACCGATGCCATTCTGCGCGACCTGGGCGATGCGGACCTGCTGCCGATCCGCCGGGCCCTGGCGCGGGACATCCAGGCCCTGAAGCTCGCCGATCAGGTGGATCGGGAGGGTCTGTACCTGCGGTTATTGGCCCTGAACGAACAGGTACCCACGCTGCCACTGGTGGAACCCATGCGCAGCACACCCGACAACACCGTCCCCGATGAAGCGTCGGCTGAAGCCAACACCGGACCCTGGGCAACCATCAAACAGAGTTTCGCCCGCCTGGTCGAGCGTATCAGTGGCCATATCCGGATTCGCCATCATGATCAGCCCATTGCCGCCCTGGCTGACCCGCGCGAGCAGTTCATTCTGCGCCAGCAACTGCAGTTGATGTTGGAGCAGGCCCAGGCGGCGCTGTTGCGGGAGCAGACCGAGCTCTATCAATCCAGCCTCACCCGCGCGGCCGACTGGCTCGAACAACACTACGCCCTCAATCCCCAGACCGAATCGGCCCTGTCCAGCCTGCGCGAGCTGGCCGCCGTCGATATCGCTCCCGAGCTGCCGGACCTCAATGACGCCCTGAAGCTGCTCGAGGTACACATCGAGCAACAACACCGGCTGTCCCCGGACTTTCAGCGCGCACCGGGTGAGGAGTCCGACTCATGA
- a CDS encoding heme biosynthesis HemY N-terminal domain-containing protein, giving the protein MKRTLLILIVAMLLGALTLSAIQADSGYVLIALGNTSVEMSFWLALMLLLGGLGLIWLVLRLFRGSIRAGQAVTERLFSGTSARAQRRTASGLVSFIEGNWKQAQRKLLRAAPKSGTPLINYLAAARCAFEQGDNHTALELLHKAEQSSTNSELAVALTQARMQLMSRRYEQCLATLERVKRKAPQHPVVLDLLRQVYIALHDWESLKQLMPSLRAYGNQNEAALEALSSQLHRALLEQAGQRVRGLGPERAREALASTWKDIPSAVRKQPDVALLYAQQLVDNDLHVEAEAQVRKTLEKHWSPELVRLYGLIRANDAGQQLITAEGWLKKRPADALLMLTLGRLSLRNQLWGKARDYFQSSLTLHKHPETCAELARLLAHMGEHKKSTEYYQQGLLLTTERLPDLPLPKEPEPTH; this is encoded by the coding sequence ATGAAACGGACGCTGCTGATTCTGATTGTCGCGATGTTGCTCGGCGCACTGACGCTGAGCGCCATTCAGGCCGACAGCGGCTATGTCCTGATCGCGCTGGGCAACACCAGCGTGGAAATGAGCTTCTGGCTGGCGTTGATGTTGCTGCTCGGAGGGCTGGGATTGATCTGGCTGGTATTGCGGCTGTTCCGGGGCAGCATCAGGGCGGGGCAGGCCGTCACCGAACGGCTGTTCTCCGGCACCAGCGCCCGGGCCCAACGGCGCACCGCCAGCGGCCTGGTCAGCTTTATCGAGGGGAACTGGAAGCAGGCCCAGCGCAAACTACTGCGCGCGGCGCCCAAATCCGGGACGCCGCTGATCAATTATCTGGCGGCGGCCCGCTGCGCCTTTGAGCAGGGCGATAATCACACCGCTCTGGAATTGCTGCACAAGGCCGAGCAGAGCAGCACCAACAGCGAGCTGGCGGTCGCCCTGACCCAGGCGCGTATGCAGCTGATGAGCCGACGCTACGAGCAGTGCCTGGCCACCCTGGAGCGGGTCAAACGCAAAGCCCCCCAACATCCCGTGGTACTCGACCTGTTGCGCCAGGTGTATATCGCCCTGCACGACTGGGAATCGCTCAAGCAGTTGATGCCCAGTCTCCGTGCGTACGGCAACCAGAACGAAGCCGCGCTTGAAGCGCTCTCCAGCCAGCTGCACCGGGCCCTGCTCGAGCAGGCCGGGCAGCGGGTCCGCGGGCTCGGCCCGGAGCGGGCGCGCGAGGCCCTGGCGAGCACCTGGAAAGACATCCCCAGCGCGGTGCGCAAACAACCCGATGTGGCGCTGTTGTACGCACAGCAATTAGTGGACAACGACCTGCACGTCGAAGCAGAAGCCCAGGTGCGCAAAACCCTGGAAAAACACTGGTCCCCCGAGCTGGTTCGGCTCTATGGCCTGATTCGGGCCAACGATGCCGGACAACAGCTGATCACCGCCGAAGGCTGGCTGAAGAAGCGCCCCGCCGATGCCCTGCTGATGCTCACCCTCGGCCGCCTGAGCCTGCGCAATCAGCTGTGGGGCAAAGCCCGGGATTACTTTCAGAGCAGCCTGACCCTGCACAAGCACCCGGAAACCTGTGCCGAGCTGGCTCGTCTGTTGGCCCATATGGGAGAACACAAAAAGAGCACCGAGTACTACCAGCAGGGGCTGCTGTTGACCACCGAACGGCTCCCGGACCTGCCGCTGCCCAAAGAACCCGAGCCAACGCACTGA
- a CDS encoding di-heme-cytochrome C peroxidase, which produces MPLPALLRLAFVVLLALRYRLKLILGIVVAVVIGLSLTFISGKIYQHLDRDPDRGAIALEDGAFGESYSTPIYLDQGWSPADTLWYYNTTQGSALLPYDLFVALEQPASEELFRSDHNMDRYRYLPQKPTFFNPDGLPVGFAKDSYQGKDYLGFTCAACHTGQVNYQGQAIRIDGGPALADMDGFLHGLEKALSAARDIPAKRERFIDRVLQRDNDYRSPEAVEADLAQWTEQIRMYNTINHSHIRYGYGRLDAFGRIYNRVLRHVVNREQMRDLLLAAEGPTGELLLTEAEVDRVLAGIEPTLIDDTAFTRIVSRLQSSDEGLPGLSQRNLLRLRNQLLNEPNAPVSYPFLWDITHSDYLQWNGLANNADLGPLGRNVGEVIGVFAKLDWEVKEPGFSLSGHLTGQSNKRERIAFTSSIDLVNLQRLEAHLGRLTSPQWPEDILGEINREQAALGKRLYAQHCQSCHQIIDRSAWDRLVVAEMTDIEILKTDPKAAENSVNYQGKSGNFENTYQNTTVGPLVLEATAPAVQILTSVTKGAVSTPDADKGPLRRTLDWFYVLGLSWFDNDVKYSVKAGDYRPDTTARPYHSLLAYKGRSLNGIWATAPYLHNGSVPTLYDLLLPAREEGDPEEGAYRPEAFQVGSREFDPVKVGFRTEGYEGFTQTTHRLGDRNTGHEYGTDTLTEAERWALVEYLKTL; this is translated from the coding sequence ATGCCTCTGCCGGCACTGCTGCGGCTCGCGTTTGTCGTGCTACTCGCGCTTCGTTATCGTCTGAAACTCATCCTCGGCATTGTTGTCGCCGTGGTGATCGGGCTCAGCCTCACCTTCATTTCCGGAAAGATTTATCAACACCTGGATCGGGATCCGGACCGGGGCGCCATCGCGCTGGAAGACGGGGCCTTCGGGGAAAGCTACTCGACGCCCATCTACCTGGACCAGGGCTGGAGCCCGGCCGACACCCTCTGGTACTACAACACCACCCAGGGTTCGGCCCTGCTGCCCTATGACCTGTTCGTGGCCCTCGAGCAGCCCGCCTCGGAGGAGCTGTTCCGCTCGGACCACAACATGGACCGCTACCGCTACCTGCCCCAGAAACCCACCTTCTTCAATCCCGACGGTCTACCGGTGGGGTTTGCCAAGGACAGTTACCAGGGCAAAGACTATTTGGGCTTTACCTGTGCGGCCTGCCACACCGGCCAGGTGAACTATCAGGGCCAGGCCATCCGCATCGACGGCGGCCCCGCCCTGGCGGATATGGACGGCTTCCTGCACGGACTGGAAAAGGCGCTGTCGGCGGCCCGGGATATTCCCGCCAAACGGGAACGGTTTATTGATCGAGTCCTGCAGCGGGACAATGACTATCGCTCGCCCGAGGCCGTCGAGGCGGACCTGGCCCAGTGGACCGAACAGATCCGCATGTACAACACCATCAATCACAGCCATATCCGCTACGGTTACGGTCGCCTGGATGCCTTTGGCCGAATCTACAATCGGGTGCTGCGCCACGTGGTCAACCGGGAACAGATGCGGGATCTATTGCTCGCCGCCGAAGGACCCACCGGCGAGCTGCTGCTCACCGAAGCCGAGGTGGACCGGGTTCTGGCAGGTATCGAGCCCACCCTGATCGATGATACGGCCTTCACCCGCATCGTAAGCCGCCTGCAGTCGAGCGACGAAGGGCTTCCCGGATTGTCCCAGCGCAACCTGTTGCGCTTGCGAAACCAGCTGCTTAACGAGCCGAACGCGCCGGTCAGTTATCCGTTCCTGTGGGACATCACCCACTCCGATTACCTGCAGTGGAACGGACTGGCCAATAACGCCGACCTGGGGCCCCTGGGGCGCAACGTCGGGGAAGTGATCGGGGTCTTTGCCAAACTGGACTGGGAAGTAAAAGAGCCCGGCTTCAGTCTGTCCGGACACCTGACCGGTCAGAGCAACAAACGGGAGCGCATCGCCTTCACTTCCAGCATTGATCTGGTCAACCTCCAGCGCCTGGAGGCTCACCTCGGTCGCCTTACCTCGCCGCAATGGCCGGAGGACATACTGGGCGAAATCAACCGGGAGCAGGCCGCCCTGGGCAAGCGCCTCTATGCCCAGCACTGTCAGAGCTGCCACCAGATCATCGACCGCTCCGCCTGGGACCGTCTGGTGGTGGCCGAAATGACAGATATCGAGATACTGAAGACTGACCCAAAGGCGGCGGAAAACAGCGTAAATTATCAGGGAAAGTCGGGAAACTTCGAGAATACCTACCAGAACACAACCGTAGGCCCTCTGGTCCTGGAGGCGACCGCGCCCGCCGTGCAGATCCTCACCTCGGTAACCAAAGGCGCGGTTTCCACCCCCGATGCCGACAAAGGCCCACTCCGGCGCACCCTGGACTGGTTTTATGTGCTGGGGCTGTCCTGGTTTGATAATGACGTCAAATACAGCGTCAAGGCGGGGGACTATCGGCCGGATACCACGGCTCGCCCCTACCATTCGCTGCTGGCCTACAAGGGCCGATCCCTGAACGGCATCTGGGCCACGGCCCCCTATCTGCACAATGGCTCGGTGCCCACACTGTACGACCTGTTACTGCCGGCACGGGAAGAGGGTGACCCGGAAGAGGGCGCCTATCGCCCCGAGGCTTTTCAGGTGGGAAGCCGGGAGTTCGATCCGGTCAAGGTGGGCTTTCGCACCGAGGGCTACGAGGGTTTCACCCAGACCACGCACCGGCTTGGAGACCGCAACACGGGTCACGAATACGGCACCGATACCTTGACCGAGGCCGAGCGCTGGGCGCTGGTGGAGTATCTCAAGACCCTTTGA